The genomic segment ACATTGGCGCCCAAACCTGTATCTGGACCTACGTCATCCACTACTCCACCAATGTCGTTGGCAAGACCAACGCCGAGTCGGGAATATGGCTCCAGGTCTCCCTGATCTGCTTCCTCGTTGCCCGCTTCGTCATGACCGCCTTGATGGGCATCATCGACGCCCGCCGACTCTTAATCATCATGTGCTCCTTGGGGGGCGTCCTCACCTTGGTCGGCATTCTCGCCGGGAACATCATCGGTTTGATCGCTATCGCTTCTCTCTCCGCCTGTATCTCCTTGCTATTCCCCACTATCTATGGACAGGCACTCACCGGACTCGGAGAAGACACTAAATTCGGTTCGGCTGGGCTTGTTATGGCCATCGTCGGTGGCGCTATTCTTCCCCCGGTACAAGGCCTGCTCGTCGATACTATCGGCACCGCTCACTCGTTCATTGTTGTTCTCGTCTGCTTCATTGTGGTGCTGTCCTACGGTGTGTTTACGCTCCGCTTCAAGAACCCTGGCGAAACCGCACCGACTGCCGCATAGGAGGTTCAATACATAATCTCTCTCACGCCCCTCATCGTCACCTCTTTTCACGCTAAGGAGAACACATGCTCCGCAATATCCCGGAGAAGATTTCACCGGAACTCCTCTACACTCTGGCCCGCATGGGACATGGCGATCGCATCGTCATCGGAGATGGAAATTTCCCAGGCTACACCTACAATTCCACGGTCATCCACGCTGATGGTCACACCGTCGCTGGCATGATGGACGCAATCCTCAAGCTGATGCCCTTGGACTCCTATAATCCGTGGCAGATCGGTCTCATGGAAACTGTGGGAGACGATCCAGAGCCTCCTGTATGGAGCGAATTCGCCGAGATCGCCGAACGCAGCTATCCGAGCCATACCGTGAAACACTTTGAGCGATTCGAGTTCTATGAGCAAGCAAAGAAGTGTTTCGCAGTTGTTGTGACCACGGACACCGCTCTCTACGGAAATATTATCCTCACGAAGGGAGTTGTCATTCCAGAATAGATTCACGCATTTCGACAGACTGTATGGCGCCTAGGCCACCCGCATTCTTGGGTGCCCTGGGCGTCATGTACACTTACCGGCGTGCGTAAAAAGTCGGTTATGCAGGATGTGGCACAGTTAGCGGGGGTATCCACGCAAACTGTGTCTCGAGTAGTAAATAACCATTCTTCCGTGCGACCAGCCACCCGCGAACGCGTCTATGCCGCTATGCGCGAGCTCGACTACCGGCCCAACGCAGCGGCCCAAATGCTTGCTTCCGGCTCCTCCCGCTCCATTGGTGTCCTTTCTGTGGGCACGATGTCTCACGGCTTGATCACCCTCTTTGCCGAGCTGCAGGCCCACGCCAAACACCGGGGATGGCATGTGCTCACCTCCTCATCAGCCAATGCCGACTTCGCGGAGACGCAATCCGCCCTTGACTATTTGCACTCCCGACAAGTGTTGGCGACGGTCATCCTCTTCCAACATCGCAGCCTTCTGCCACTCTTCGAGCATTGGACAGGTGCTCCTGGGGTGATGATCAGCTCCGTCGACCACGGCATTGAGGACATGTCCACCATCGGCATCGATCAAGTATCCGGTCTACACTCCGCCTTGGACCATTTGTGGGACCAAGGAGTAACCGATACGGCCATGATTACCGGTGACCGGGAATATATCGACGCTCGGGAACGAATGGTCATCTACCAGCGCTATAGCCGTTTGAAGAAGCAATCCTTCTCGCTTTTTGGCGGCAAGGGTTGGGGCGCCTGCGATGGCTACGCTGCCGCGCAGGAGATCCTCAACGTTGGCCTCCCCGAAGCCGTCATCGGCGGCAATGATAAAATCGCGGTCGGCTGCGCCCGCGCCTTCGCCGAGCACGGCTTCACTGCGGGGAAAGATTATAAGCTTATCGGGATTGACGATGATGAAGTCAGCTCCTACCTGACCCCTCCCCTCTCCTCTATTCGCCAAGACTTCGCCGAACTCGCTGGTGTTGTCATTGATGAACTCGCCGGGTTGATGGAGGGCAAGCCCCACCGCAAGCTCCTGCTGCCTTCCCATTTCATTCCCCGCGCGTCTTCGCTGCCTGAGGATGCGCCCGAGCTCGGTTAGAACACACAGCAGCTGATCCTAGGCTCGGAAACTGCGGCGGTATCGCTGCTACTAGGGTTAGTGGGCATGGAAACTTTCATCGTGGTTGGGCTGGGCAACTCGGGTAGGCAATACGCCGAGACCCGCCACAACATCGGATATCTTGTGGCCGATGAGATGGCGGGCCGCGAGGTGGCGTCGTCACGCTTTAGTGTGCATAAAAAATCCGGCACCCAATTAGTGGAAGTGCGGCACGGCCAGCGGAAAGTGATTGTGGCGAAGCCGCTGTGTTTGATGAATGTTAGCGGCCGGCCGGTGCAGGCGCTGGCGCGCTTCTACTCGGTGAACCCGAGCAATATCGTGGTGGTTCACGACGATATGGAACTGGACTTTGGGCAGGTGGCGCACAAGATCGGTGGTGGGCTGGCCGGGCACAATGGGCTGCGTTCGATCGCCCAGAGCCTCGGGACGAAGGAGTTTCAACGCATCCGAGTGGGCATTGGACGCCCACCGGGATCCCAACCACCAGCAAGCTTCGTGCTCAAGCCCTTTAGTACCCGCGAACGCCCCGAACTGCCCTTCGTATGCAGTGACGCGGTGGATGTGATCGAACGCGAGGTGTTGGGTTAGTAGCTGCCGGCTGTGCCCCGCCGTCTGCGCCGCGCCACACCCCGCTCATCGCGGCTAATCGCTACGCCGCACCCGCCTCGCCCCGGCAAGCACCATGGAGCGCACCGGCAGGGTCACACTCAGTGCCAAGG from the Corynebacterium ciconiae DSM 44920 genome contains:
- a CDS encoding RbsD/FucU family protein, whose amino-acid sequence is MLRNIPEKISPELLYTLARMGHGDRIVIGDGNFPGYTYNSTVIHADGHTVAGMMDAILKLMPLDSYNPWQIGLMETVGDDPEPPVWSEFAEIAERSYPSHTVKHFERFEFYEQAKKCFAVVVTTDTALYGNIILTKGVVIPE
- the pth gene encoding aminoacyl-tRNA hydrolase; this translates as METFIVVGLGNSGRQYAETRHNIGYLVADEMAGREVASSRFSVHKKSGTQLVEVRHGQRKVIVAKPLCLMNVSGRPVQALARFYSVNPSNIVVVHDDMELDFGQVAHKIGGGLAGHNGLRSIAQSLGTKEFQRIRVGIGRPPGSQPPASFVLKPFSTRERPELPFVCSDAVDVIEREVLG
- a CDS encoding LacI family DNA-binding transcriptional regulator, with amino-acid sequence MQDVAQLAGVSTQTVSRVVNNHSSVRPATRERVYAAMRELDYRPNAAAQMLASGSSRSIGVLSVGTMSHGLITLFAELQAHAKHRGWHVLTSSSANADFAETQSALDYLHSRQVLATVILFQHRSLLPLFEHWTGAPGVMISSVDHGIEDMSTIGIDQVSGLHSALDHLWDQGVTDTAMITGDREYIDARERMVIYQRYSRLKKQSFSLFGGKGWGACDGYAAAQEILNVGLPEAVIGGNDKIAVGCARAFAEHGFTAGKDYKLIGIDDDEVSSYLTPPLSSIRQDFAELAGVVIDELAGLMEGKPHRKLLLPSHFIPRASSLPEDAPELG